Within Dermacentor variabilis isolate Ectoservices chromosome 8, ASM5094787v1, whole genome shotgun sequence, the genomic segment ACCAgcataaagcaacacactccacgcactaaagagAAGCTACTACCTACCTAcgacaaggtcattgtgtggactttggctgctactataAGGTAAACAACAGCTGGtttagaaataaatatgcttggtATATGCTGtgttggcttgctagtcttgagatgcatgtcatttgtttgtagcagatgatacAAATATTTGTTTACCGTTTAGCATAAATGGtccaaacataaaagaaaacactacatgagtttggctgatctgtgctgtatctcatgtgtcacggtactgccccaacagagtctgcatcaagcacatcttggtcatcacaggagccccCATCTataccaacaggaaggggctcgAGCTGAacttgcaaggcttttacaccacaaACAAAAGAAACGGATGCAGAAGTATTTGAATGAGATATCAGATCTACGGAGGACTGTGTCAAGAGCTTCAGCCACTATTCCACTAGCACGGACATGGCcaagtcatccaggtacctcaaaaaggactttctacaAATTTTTTTTGTTCAGATGCAACTGCAACCTCTTGCCAAGCACGGACTATGCTGTACAAAATAATTCtatcagtttgcccttaatcagcttcctggccatgtcaaattCGAAATGTGTCAagtaaaatatttttctttctatgaatgcaagctttttcattgcccatgcTTGTTAGAAATCATTCTTCCTCATTCAAACATAAAGGTGAACGTATTGCTTGCGCATGCTTAATACCAGtcgctgtctagtagcataacatatctgtagcagtattttctagtgttTGTTgccatgcacaattcctctcctgaaatagcggATGCAGCAGCGGTAtgcgtcttgcattaacctacgcgCCATGTGCTATGCAGGTGCTATGCAGCATTTTACTTTCCTTAATATTTTTAGCCTTCAGTGCTTGCAGagtagagtggcttctttcttgaatgcaagcttacTCCTTACCATATCCCTTCTCTCgttgattgctcttcttcctcggtAGCCTGTGTCTTTGCACATGCTATAGTATACATTGAAATGATTGATTTCAGAATCTGGTTTCACTGCTGTACTACTCGGTCctggtcgccgtgttatgtttctcatatgtgggagcctggtcagttgcattgggaaacaatCTATTGAGGTAAGCACCTGCTCTTGCAGTCTGCCcagtgttacggttggcgtgtagcaccccatgaaaaaaggatgctcgaccactatgcctcatcgaaacgaagggtgaattccCGATTtgttatggttgtctcgagtgaaTGCCGGTCGGGTggacgccccgcagtgttcacaCAGGCCCCTTGGTGTGTGCGCGGGAGAACACTTTTTCACAAACGGTGCGACTCAAAGAGGGACCCCTTCCACGAACTGTAAACACTTTCCGAGAAcaaacgtcgcctagaagaaaggccCACTGAAAGTGGAACCTGCTGCAAAGCCATGACGAGGACTTACAACGTCACCTGCTGACGGCCACCTGCGGAGGC encodes:
- the LOC142589975 gene encoding uncharacterized protein LOC142589975: MRRFQHGVVPDTSGAPTVLEVFSSTEATCSNEGGTSIKQHTPRTKEKLLPTYDKVIVWTLAATIRVCIKHILVITGAPIYTNRKGLELNLQGFYTTNKRNGCRSI